Below is a genomic region from Microbacterium sp. KUDC0406.
TCCTCGGCGGGTGCTTCGGCAGGCTCAGCAACCGTCGCAGCGGACTCCTCGGCCTTCTTCTCGACCTTGGGCTTGATGACCGACTTCTTGGCGGAGTCGACCTCGAAGGCCTTCTTCTCGTCGGCGACCTTGAGGGTGGACTTCGCGTCCTTGTCGCCCTTGAACTTGCCCCAGTCACCCGTGATCTTGAGGATGGCGGTGACCTGCTCGGTCGGCTGGGCGCCGACGGAGAGCCAGTACTGGGCCCGCTCGGAGTCGACCTCGATGAACGAGGGCTCCTCGGTGGGGTGGTACTTGCCGATCTCCTCGATCACGCGACCGTCGCGCTTGGTGCGCGAGTCGGCGACGACGATGCGGTAGTACGGCGCACGGATCTTGCCGAAGCGCTTGAGACGAATCTTGACAGACACGATTCTCCTGAATGGTGTGGAAGGAAGACGAACTGATCACCTGGAGCGTGGGGTGCACACCCGGTGGAAGCTCTGCAGGGGGACGGCGCGCTGGATAGAGGGTCGAGCACGACGTCCGACCCACCATTCTGCCAGATCCGGGTTCGACTAGCGAACCGCGCCCGCCCGTCGCGTGTCGCGACGGGCATCGGAACGACCGGCCGTCAGCGCGCATCGAGATCTCTCGCGAGGCCGGCACGGGAGCGCAGACCGCGTTTGTGCAGGATGCGCGACACATGGCTCTCCACCGTCCGGATGCTGAGGTGGAGCCGATCCGCGATCTCGCGGTTGCTCAGACCCTCTGCCGCCAGCTCGGCGACGTCGAGTTCTCTGCGTGTGAGCGACTCCCCCGGTGCGGGCGCCGCCGGGACCCGCGGCGTCGCCGAGTCCAGTCGCCGCAGCCAGGTCTCGGCGCTGCGCGCGTACAGCGGCGCTCTCGCCTCGGCGAACAGCAGCGCCGCCCGGCGGGCGGCGTCGCGCGCATCTCCGATGCTGCCGATGGCGCGGAGCACCTCCGCACGGAACAGCTCGGCCTGGCCGGACAGATAGGGCACTCCGAATCGCGCGCCGAGCGCGCTCGCGCCGTCCGCATGCAGCCGGGCCGTGCGGATGTCGCCGTGCGCGAGAGCGAGCTCGCCGAGCCCGATGTGCTTCTGGATGCCGAAGACATCGCTGCCGTCGACGGCGAGCGCCGAGACGTCCGCCGGGATGCCGAGGCGGATCTCGACTCTGGCACGGAACAGCGCGGTCACCTCTCGCCACCACCAGGTGCGCGGCAGCTCGAGCTGGGCGACACGCCGATACCACGTCTCCGTGGCCGCCCGGTCCGGCGCGGCGACGAGCGCGGCGGTCGTCGCGAGCGGAATCACATCGGGCCAGTCGTATCGCTCCGCGGCGTCGAGTGCCTTCTCGACGAGCTCCTGGATCTCCTCCGGCCTGTCGAGAGGGATGCACAGGAAGGCGAGGATCGAATACAGATGGGGCAGGGCGTGGACTCGCCCGTTGCGCTCGGCGAGCTGGATCGCACGACGCACCAGGGACGCCCCGCCCTCGAAGTCGCCGACCATGTGCGCGCTCCATCCGGCGGCGGTCACCGCCCCGATCACGGGCAGCAGCCCGGAGGCGGGGATCGATGAGAAGCCGTCCCGCGCGGCCGCGTAGTGCACCCGCGCGCTCGGCACGTCTCCGTGTCTCAGATGCGCGAGCGCGGTGAGGGCCGACAGGGCGGCCGCGACTCCCGGCTCCGAGGACGAGCGCGCCGCCTTCTCGATGAGATCCGCGTCCTGGGTGTCCTCGTGCATGACCATCAGGGTCGCCGCCTCGATCGCGACTTCGGGGTGCAGCTCCCAGTCGCTCACCTCCCGCGCCAACTCGACCGCCTCGTCCGGACGTCCCTGGATCCGCAGCGCCTGGATCAGCAGAGCGGTCGCCTCCTTCGAGGAGTCGTCGTCCCCGATCAGCGCGCGCAGCAGCTCTTCGGCCTGACGCGGCCTCCCATCGAGCAGCAGTGCCCTCGCGAGCAGCAGATCGCGCCCGCGATGAGGGATGCGCCTGCTGGGCTGCAGCAGCCTCAACGCGCTCCGCGGTGCGGTCGCGATGACCATCGCTGCCCCCTCCAGCAGGGCATCGACCTCGGCGTCCGAGAGATGCGCGCCGAGATGGCGCAGATGGGCGGCTCGGTCGACCGGACTCGACATCCGATCAGCCGCGATCCTGTGCAGACGTGTCCGGGTCGCGGAATCCATGTCGCGATGGGCCGCAGCTGCGATCAGCGGATGCAGGATCTCGAGCTGAAGCGGATCGCTGAGCCCGCGCGCGGCGAGCAGCTCGGAGGCGTCGAGCAGAGCGTTCTCATCGAGTCCGGTCAGCGCGGACAGCGCCGAAGGCGGCGGGGGCGGGACGAGTGACAGCGCGTGCAGGACACGGCGCGCGGAGAACGGCAGCGCGGCGATCTCCACCCGCAGCGTGTCATCGAGGCCGGCGGATACGTCGAGGGGCATCGGATCAGCCCGATCCGCGACGGGGTTGCCCTCCGCGAGCAGACGGAGGTAAAGGGGATTGCCGCCGCCCAATCGCAGGATCGCAGGACTCACCGCGCCCCAGCGTTCGAGGAGCCGGACGGACTGCTCGTCGTCGAGTGGCGCGAGGGAGATGCGGCAGACTGCGTGCCCTCCCCGCGTCGCCGCACGGGAGAGCTCGCCTGGGGCGAAGGAGCTGCGATGAACGAAGACGAAGCGAAGGTCTCCCCCTGACGGCGTCGACAGGAGCTCGACGAGCAGATCCACCGAGTCCTGGTCCAGCCACTGGACATCGTCCACGACGATCATGGCCTTCTCGGGGATCGCCTCCCGGACGCGGCGCCGCAGGCTGCGCATGGAGGATCCTGCTGCGAGCAGCTCGGGAAGCTCCTCGTCGAGTGCCGCCTCCACGATCCCGCCGACCCCGGCCAGCGGTATGTGCGCAGGCGACTCCGTGGCGCGCGCGAAGAGCAGACGAGTCGGCCTCGATCCGGCGAGGTAGCCGCTGAGAAGCGCCGTCTTGCCGATCCCGATCGGACCGTCGATGAAGACCACCCGGTGCGTCGCCACCGGTGCGCTCTCGTCGAGCAACGCCGTCAGACGCCCGATCTCGGGGTCTCTGCCTATGAGCATTCCTCCCCCTTGAAGCTCGGAAGCAGTACCTGCACCCTAGCGCTCGAGATTCCGTGGTACCACGGATGCCCGGTCCGTGACGGCCCCGTAGCTTCGAAGACGGAAGAGGACGGCGCGGGACGCGGGAGGATGTCCCGGTCCGCACTGTCGATCAGAAGGGGGACGATCATGAAGAGACTGACCAGGGGGCCCGCGGTGCTTCTCGCCGCGGCTTTCGCATCCACCGCGGCGCTCGGCGTCGCAGCGCCGGCGATGGCGAGTTCGCCATCGTCGCAGGTGCCGGCCGCCACCGCCTGCCCGGACAAGGCGTCGTCGACCTTCGGCGAGTTCGAGTACGCGAGGAGCCATGGAACGTCGGTCGACGAGTACTACGCCGGCAACGGAACGGCCATGCAGGTCTTCCGGGTCGACGGGCACTACGAGGTCTACGGCACGAACGGGGCCGCGATCGGACGCATCTGCTACGACAAGCAGCCGCCGCGGCTCGACAACATCAAGCCGGCCGAGCAGCAGCTCGTCGGCGGCGGTGGCGGCGGCAGCGCCATCGGCCACGTCGTGCACGGGGTCAACGCGAACCTGCTGATCACCACGAAGTGGGTCAAGTGGACGGTGCGGGTCGGCTGACACGTCCCGCAGGTCGGGGAGGCTGAACCGCGATGCGCGCCCGATGCATTCGGGCGCGCATCGCGTGTCAGACTGTGCTCGTGACGATCGCCTTCGCCGATTCCGCACGCTCGACCGTCGGAGTCGAGTGGGAGGTCATGCTCGCCGATCCGCAGACCGGCGACCTGGTCGGCCGCGCGCCCGAGCTCCTCGAGGCGCTCGAGGCCGCCAGCGCCGACAGCCGGCACACCGTCACCGGCGAGCTGCTCACGAACACCGTCGAAGTGACCAGCGGTGTCGGCGCCACCGTCGCCGAGGCGATCGGCGACATCTCGTCAGCGATCCGTGAGGTTCGGGCCGCGACCGACCCCGCCGGGATCGAGCTGCTCTCGGCCGGCAGCCATCCGTTCGCGCAGTGGTACGACCAGCGCGTCACCGACAAGACCAGATACCGCGCGCTCATCGATCGCACCCAGTGGTGGGGGCGGAACATGATGATCTGGGGCATCCACGTGCACATCGGGGTGGAGGATCGCGAGAAGGTGCTCCCGATCGTGGGGGCGCTGTCCGCCTATCTGCCGCACCTGCAGGCCCTCGCTGCCTCCAGCCCGTTCTGGGCGGGCGAGCGCACCGGCTACGCGTCCAATCGGGCGCTGGTCTTCCAGCAGCTGCCCACGGCGGGGCTGCCCTGGCCGCTGCGCACCTGGGCCGAGTACGAGGGCTACCTCGACGACATGGTGCGCACCGGCGTCATGTCCGACGCGACCGAGGTGCGCTGGGACATCCGGCCGGCCCCGCGCTGGGGCACCATCGAGGTGCGGGCGTGCGACGGCATGTCGACGCTGCGGGAGCTCGCCGCGATCGCGGCGCTCACCCAGGTGCTCGTCGAGCACCTCTCGCGCCGCCTCGACGAGGGCGAGGAGTTGCCCGTCCTGCAGCCGTGGTATCACCGCGAGAACAAGTGGCGCACGGCACGCTACGGGCTGGATGCCACGATCATCGTCGACTCCTCCGGCATCCAGCGTCCGGTGCGCGAGCACCTGCTCGAGCTGCTGGAGACGCTCGCACCGGTCGCCGTGGACCTGCGCTGCGGCGCGGAGTTCACGCGGGTCGGGTCTATCCTCGACACCGGCGCGAGCTACGAGCGCCAGCTCGCTGTCGCCGACGCGACCGGCGGCGACCTGCGGAAGGTGGTGCAGCACCTCATCGACGAGTTCCGCACCGGGCCGCACCATCATCTGAGCTGAGCCGGACGCTCAGGCCCAGTCGAAGGTGCGCTCCACCGCCTTGCGCCAATGAGCGACGATGCGCTCCCGTTCCTCGTCGTCGATGGCCGGCTCCCAGCGTCCGTCCTCGCGCCACATCGCACGCAGCTCGTCGGGGCCGGACCAGACTCCGACCGCCAGTCCCGCTGCGTAGGCGGCGCCCAGCGCCGTGGTCTCGACGATCGCCGGGCGGATGACGGGGACTCCGAGCACGTCGGTCTGGAAGCGCATCAGCGTGTCGTTGCCCACCATGCCGCCGTCCACACGCAGCTCCTGCACCGGCCGCCCGGTGTCGGCGACCACTGCGTCGAGCACGTCACGCGACTGCAGCGCGACGGCTTCCAGGGCGGCGCGGGCGATGTGTCCCTTGTTCGCGAAGCGGGTGAGCCCGAGGATCGCGCCACGGGCGTCCGGTCGCCAGTAGGGGGCGAACAGTCCGGAGAACGCGGGGACGATGGTCACTCCCCCGTTGTCGTCGACGGTGAGGGCGAGCTCCTCCACCTCCGGCGACTGCGAGATGATGCCGAGGTTGTCGCGCAGCCACTGCACGAGCGACCCGCTCACCGCGATCGAGCCCTCCAGCGCGTAGCGCGGGGCGTCCGTGCCGATCCGGTAGGCG
It encodes:
- a CDS encoding helix-turn-helix transcriptional regulator, coding for MLIGRDPEIGRLTALLDESAPVATHRVVFIDGPIGIGKTALLSGYLAGSRPTRLLFARATESPAHIPLAGVGGIVEAALDEELPELLAAGSSMRSLRRRVREAIPEKAMIVVDDVQWLDQDSVDLLVELLSTPSGGDLRFVFVHRSSFAPGELSRAATRGGHAVCRISLAPLDDEQSVRLLERWGAVSPAILRLGGGNPLYLRLLAEGNPVADRADPMPLDVSAGLDDTLRVEIAALPFSARRVLHALSLVPPPPPSALSALTGLDENALLDASELLAARGLSDPLQLEILHPLIAAAAHRDMDSATRTRLHRIAADRMSSPVDRAAHLRHLGAHLSDAEVDALLEGAAMVIATAPRSALRLLQPSRRIPHRGRDLLLARALLLDGRPRQAEELLRALIGDDDSSKEATALLIQALRIQGRPDEAVELAREVSDWELHPEVAIEAATLMVMHEDTQDADLIEKAARSSSEPGVAAALSALTALAHLRHGDVPSARVHYAAARDGFSSIPASGLLPVIGAVTAAGWSAHMVGDFEGGASLVRRAIQLAERNGRVHALPHLYSILAFLCIPLDRPEEIQELVEKALDAAERYDWPDVIPLATTAALVAAPDRAATETWYRRVAQLELPRTWWWREVTALFRARVEIRLGIPADVSALAVDGSDVFGIQKHIGLGELALAHGDIRTARLHADGASALGARFGVPYLSGQAELFRAEVLRAIGSIGDARDAARRAALLFAEARAPLYARSAETWLRRLDSATPRVPAAPAPGESLTRRELDVAELAAEGLSNREIADRLHLSIRTVESHVSRILHKRGLRSRAGLARDLDAR
- the rpsP gene encoding 30S ribosomal protein S16, with the protein product MSVKIRLKRFGKIRAPYYRIVVADSRTKRDGRVIEEIGKYHPTEEPSFIEVDSERAQYWLSVGAQPTEQVTAILKITGDWGKFKGDKDAKSTLKVADEKKAFEVDSAKKSVIKPKVEKKAEESAATVAEPAEAPAEDAAEAAADAE
- a CDS encoding glutamate--cysteine ligase gives rise to the protein MTIAFADSARSTVGVEWEVMLADPQTGDLVGRAPELLEALEAASADSRHTVTGELLTNTVEVTSGVGATVAEAIGDISSAIREVRAATDPAGIELLSAGSHPFAQWYDQRVTDKTRYRALIDRTQWWGRNMMIWGIHVHIGVEDREKVLPIVGALSAYLPHLQALAASSPFWAGERTGYASNRALVFQQLPTAGLPWPLRTWAEYEGYLDDMVRTGVMSDATEVRWDIRPAPRWGTIEVRACDGMSTLRELAAIAALTQVLVEHLSRRLDEGEELPVLQPWYHRENKWRTARYGLDATIIVDSSGIQRPVREHLLELLETLAPVAVDLRCGAEFTRVGSILDTGASYERQLAVADATGGDLRKVVQHLIDEFRTGPHHHLS